From the genome of Hallerella porci:
TCACCGCCTTGCTCGCCTGGCTTGCCGTATTCTTGATTTGTTGCACTTCGTCGAGCACGACATATTCAAACTCTTCACCTTGCAAAATCTTGATGTCGATTCGGACAACCGCATACGTGGTGAGGATAACGGAGTGTCGCCTGGCCTTATCGATACTGCGTTCAGTGCCGTAATAGGCGTAGACACTCAGTTCAGGCGCGAACTTTGAAAGTTCGTTTTTCCAGTTCTCGATAAGGCTCTTGGGCACGACCACAAGCGAACTTCCCTTGGACTTTTTTGCATAAGCGCTTGCAAGGAGCGAAATGGTCTGGATAGTCTTTCCAAGTCCCATGTCGTCGGCAAGGCAGGCCCCCAGATTGTTTTCGGTTACATAGCCAAGCCACTGCAAACCGTATTTCTGGTAATCGCGAAGTTTCTTTACGACAGGCAACTTCGCCGTCTTTCTTTCGGGAATGGTATCGAACCCGAAATAAAATTTTTGCCACGGAAGTTCTGTTTCTTTCGCGTTTTCGATTTTGGCATTAATAAGACTATCGACAAGGGGCATATCAAAGAAGGATATTTTATACGTACCATCCTTCTGTTCGCGCCCCAGTAACCGCTTGAGCCGCGTAAAGAAACTCTTGTCGATAATGGCACGGGAACCGTCGGAAAGCGGAATAAAATTATTTTCTTCGTAAAGCTCGACAATCTTTCGTGGTGACATTATTTCGCCGTCAATTTCGACAGTACATTTCGTGTCGAAATAGTCGATACCATCCCCCACCGAAATATGCGTCTGCGGCGTCACCTTCTTGAACTTGAATTTGCTCAACGCCTCGGTCCCGAAGAGCCGGTAATTCTGTGCAAGGTCACTCAAATTTTCAGAAAGGAACGGAAGCGCAAGCGCCGATGTGATATACAATTCGTCGCCTTCAATGTCGTAGGCCCTGGCGCCCTCCTCCTTGCATTCCGGGTGTCGGCTGATACAGCCCCTCAAGAGGGAATCCATCTTTTTCCAGCTCTCGGTGCCACCGTATGTTACAGGAATCCTCGAAATGGTGCGGCTTGATACATGCAGGCGCACAAGGGTCGAAGGCTTGTTTTCCGAAACAAAGTCAACTGGGAACGGATCGAAGCACCACATCTGTCGAATCGAAAGGTTTCCCGATTCGTCCAGCCCCGCAAAGTGGAGCGCGGGTTCGGCGGGAGTTTTAGGCATGGGCGTTTCGCTAAATTGCGTCATCTCGATTTTGATGGAAGGGAAAATGGAAGCAAACAGCGAGAGGAACTTTTCAATTTCCTTCCCGTTCAAAACGCCTTCGATATCCGAGAGCTTGTTGTAGTTAATCCCCAGGTCCCGCGTCCTGTAAATCTTCTTTCCGCAAAGTGCATAGGTAGGGCAAAGCGGAATTGGATTTTCAAGCGTTTCCGTTTCGGTGTTTAGGACAAGCGAAAGCTTGAAATCTACGCCGGAAAAATCCTCCTTCAATTCTTCTGAAGGGTCGATACGCAAAAGAACCGCCGTCCGTTCTGTCTTTTCGGCGTTGGTCACGATGCTTTTTCCAAAACGGAAATTTCGCTCGCCCTTGAAAAGCTGGTAGGCAAATTCCGCACTCTGGTCAAGATAAACCACTCCGTTCGGCCCATCTCCCCACGAAACCGTATTAAGCCGTTGTTGTTTGAAACGGTCTATGGCAAGGTCCAGCGGAGAACCGCCGCATACAACGTCTTCGAGAGCAATCAAAGCGCCCTTGTCGTTCGAAAAAAAGAAATAGGCACGCCCGCTTTCGTCAATACCTAAATTGAATACAGTATCTTCAAGCGGGATGTTCGCCCTAAAATTTTCTGTCGTGGCAGAGGCGTTTTGCCAGATATCCGAAATTTGTCCTAATGATAGTTTCTTGGGAGCTCGCCCGCCTTCATTTTTTTTGGCCATGGTGCAAAATGTAACTTTTTTGCTCATTTATACCGGCATCAGCCCCTTAAGTCGCCTTATTTTCGCCAATGAGGGCGATTTTCAAAATGGCGATGTAGAACTTTGGTGTTGAAGCCACCAGTAATGTTTAAGATTTTAAACACAAGTCCTTTATGATGGTCAAAATCGCCATTCTAAGCCACGGACTTATCCACAACACCAGAGTCATACTTTCCCTACTATTTTCTACTCACTTGTACACTAAACATATATTCCTGGAGCGGGATTGTCAAGACTCTTGTTTCAAGATTAGGTAAGGTTTCCCCGCGATTCATCTGTCTGCTACCCATTTTGTAAGCATCCTCATATTATTCAGAAAACTGGCAAGGGGCGTAAGGAAATTTTACAACCAACGATTACTTCACCAAATCCAGCAAGCGTTCGTAGGAATCTACCACGTCGTAGGTGACGGAGTCGCTGGAAATGGCAGCGAAATGTTTGCGGGCGCACTTGATTTTGGCGGATTCGATTTCGCGGAGTTCCATAGTGCTCATAGAGCCCTTGGTTTCGGCAACAAAATACACGTGTTTGACTTCGCCCTCATGGAAGGCAATTGCCCAGTCGGGATTATACTTGCCAACGGGCGTATTGATAAAGAATCCCTTGGGCAGCTTGATATACAGCGAAACTTCCTTGCTCGTTTCCAGTTTCTGTGCGAAGTCGCGTTCGTTACTGGAATCGTAAATCAAGTGGTCGTATAAATGCTGGTGCGTTTCGCAAGCATTCATACCGAGGCGTCCCTTCATCGTGTTATCGGTAAAGATGCTCGTCTCGTAACTGGATTCCAGCTTGTTATACGTAATATGCTCAATGATGACGGTCGCCTTCTGCTCGTTGATTAGGCGACTAGCCTTGATAATAAACTCTTCGGGGTTTTCCTGGAACTGGTCAAAGACGGGCTTCTGGATTTTGCTCAGAATTTCGCCGACCGTCTTACGGGTAAGTCCCGTATCTTCGACAATTTTTCCAATCAAATCATACTTGACGCTGGAATTTGCGGTAGCGACGGCGGCCCTGGATTCCGTAGATTCCATCTTGAAAGCGTTACCCGCATCTAGTTGCTCCTTGGACTTGATTTTGTCCAGAGAGCCCTGCGACACCCTGAAGAAAATCTTCGTCACGCGTAAATTCGCATTCAGCGCATCGACCGACTTACGGACAAGTTCATCCGTCTCGAAATCCACCACGTAAGCAGACTTCGCATTAATCTTCTGCCAGAGTTCCTTGAACTCCTTGGAATTGTACTTGCTCTTGTTCAGGCGCAGTTCCACATTGTTCTTGCGGGCATCTTCGGGCTTAATCGCATCGGCATCGTAAAGCGTATCAAGAACGCCACAAATGCTTGCAGAATAAGGAGCAACTTCTTCGCAAAGGCATAGCGTACCCGCAGCCTTGTCCGTGCGATACTTGTCTGTCAAAGCGCCCTTCTTCACATAGCCGCATTCCAGCAAAGCATCGTAAACCGTCTGCGCAAAGTCATCCGTCACAAAAAGCTTTTCGCCAGATTCCGAAGTAAACGACTTTCCCTTGAACAGGTCTATCGTCACCTTGACCGGGCGGCTGCCAATCGTTTCCGCCATTTCGGTTTGCAACGCCTTCGCGAAATCCTCGTAACTCTCGTTCGCGATAACCGTCAGCACATTCACCGAATGCACATCACCGCCCAAGACGCTTTCATCCATGCGTTCGCCGTTCTGATTTACGCATAAACGCAAGCCGCGGCCCACTTCTTGCCGCTTGCGGACTTCCGAAGCGCTGCTCTTGAGCGTGCATATCTGGAAAACGTTCTGATTGTCCCAACCTTCCTTCAATGCAGAATGGCTAAAGATAAACCGCACCGGTTCTTCGCGCGAAAGCAGGCGTTCCTTGTCCTTCATGATCAAGTCATAGGCGTCGATATCGTCGGAATCCGATGACCCGCGGGCAACCTTGCTATCCACAAAGCGACCGCCGCCCTTCTTGCTCTTGTCGATGGAGAAATACCCCGCATGTGCCTTGTGGGCATCCGTCTTTTCTAGGAATTCAAAATACTCCGGACTCTCCAGCAAATCCTGCTGCATCGACTTGCGAATGGTTTCATATTCTTCTTCGAACATTCTGGCGTAAATGCCCATTTCATCCGGAGCGTCATAATCACGATACTTCTTGACCTCGTCAATGAAGAACAGCGAAAGCACCTTGATGCCCTTGCCGAAAAGTGCACGTTCGCGCTCGAAATGCGAAATAATCGTTTCGCGAATCTGAATCCGACGCAACTGTTCCTCGTTCACCACACCCACGCAGTCTCCGGCATAAATCTTCTTGCCGTTCGTGAAAGTCACAGAAGAATCATTGCCGTTCACGTCGGTAACAGTATAGCCGTCCTTGTATTCTTCGAGACCACCCGACTGTTCGTAAAGATTAAAACCCTTCGTGACATGGGCCTTTTTCTTGAGCAGGCCACCCTTGCCCTTGCAATCAAATTCAAGAGTCGCGACAGGAGCCTTGTCCGTAAACACCTGAACGCCTTCCAAGTACAAGTAGCCCTCGGTCGCCGTAGAACCGCTCACCGTAATGCCCTTGACACTAATCTTTTTGACCAGGTGCTTGTTGTAGGCATCCATCGCATCGAGGCGGTAAACCATGTTGTAGATGGCGTCCTTGCGGTGAGTCGCCGAATAGCGCAAGGTCAACAGCGGCTGGAATTCCGCAAGGCCCTCTTTCGTCTTCTTGCCTTCGACACTCTGCGGCTCGTCAATAATCAGAATCGGGTTCGTGTTCGCAATCACATCAATCGGGCGGCGGCTGCGGAACTCGTCCAGCTTCATGCGGATACGGCGCGCATCCTTGCCCGTAGCGTTGAACGCCTGCGAGTTAATAATCATCACGTTGATGTGGCTGTCCGACGCAAAGTGGTCAATCTCGGTCAAGTTCTGCGAGTTATAGATAAAGAACCGGATAGACTTTCCGTATTCTTCCAGAAAATGTTCCTGCATAATCTGGAACGACTTATAGACACCCTCGCGAATGGCGATGCTCGGTACCACCACGATAAACTTGGTCCAGCCGTAGGCGCGGTTCAGCTCGTACATCGTCTTGATGTAGGTATAGGTCTTGCCCGTACCCGTTTCCATTTCGATGGTCAGGTTGTAATGGCCTTCCAGTTTGTCGGACTGCGGCAAAAGATTCGCAGACTGCACTGCCTGCAAGTTCGCAAGCACCTTGAAATCACTCAGCTCGGGCGCCAGACGCTGGTTGCAAAAACCGGTCACGCCCCTCTGCGCAGGCACACTGCCGCCAAAGAGCTTGGTCGTCCCCGAATCCATCAAGTAGCTCGATTCCAGGTAGGGCTGCCCCGCGAAAACATCGCAAACGGCCTTCGCGGCATCCGCCTGGAACTGCTGGTACTTGAACTGGATTTTCATAGTGTAAAATTAGGAATGTTTTGCAGAAAGTTCTGTTTCTTCAAGTATCTGCACAAGGACTTTGTAATCAAGATACTGGATGCCTTCAACGCCCTCATGGATTTTATCGGCAAGCTTGCTCTGGTAATACAGATCCATAGCTTCTTCCAGCGAACACTTACGCACCTGCGCCAAATGCGCTATAATCCGTTCTTCCAGACGTTCCTGATAAACCTTCTCTAGAACTTCGCCATCCATAAGCTAAGCCTCTTCGCCAGAAACAAACGTCAGCAACGAATCAATCGCTTTCTGCGTAATGAAGGCAATCTGGTCGTAATGCGGATACACCTTGATTTCTCTCAAGGCACGGTCTAAATCCCAGATTCCCGAATGATACATATCTACCACACGGAAAACCTTGTCGTTCGCGACCTTGCCTACGATAACGTCGTAATCCTTGTAATCCAAAGCCCCATCTCGGCACTTGCAGACAAAATTTATCCATTCAGTCAAATCTTCTGGAAAAGTCTTTACCGATAAATCGCTTGTAAAATCCGACATCTCGTAGATGTTCAGAACAGGACTCGCACCATCATAAATTTTTGACTTTCTTTCGGCCCAACGGATAGCCTGCTCGCGAACGGTAGTCACATAGAACCCCATCCCGAAATCAAGGGGCCTATAGGAATGATTGATATCAGGCTTCTGCACGACCTGTATTGAACCATGGTAAACAATCATATGGCTACCTTGCGGACTTTCAAATATTCCTCAATATCGCTCACGACAAAATCAGTCCCCTGCGTGTGCATTATTTCGTAATTGGGGACAAGAAACTTTTGAATACAACCAGAATCCCTAAGTTTTTTATATACGGCGGACGGCAGCTGATTCCACTTGTTCGCGCAAGCGTGAATCATATACACGACAAATTCGAATGAATCCTGAATCATAATGCCTCCGTATAATTTAAAAGATACTTATTTATCAACGCGAATAATATCCGCCGTTCTTTGGAGGTGTTCTAACCGCCATTTGATTTTAAAGTTCCCAATTCGTTCTGAAAGTATTAATCAATCTTTCTTGTCGATTTTCCACAACCTCTAATGTCCATGAACTTTCGCTCAAAACTTGCGTTGCCAGAGCATAGGAAGTTACACCATTCTTTGACTTGAAATATTTTTCTTTTTTCTTCTCGAAGTCAAAATTTTGCGCAGCAGAATTATGCTTTCTGGTTAACGGTATCAAATTTCCAATTTTATGAACCCAATTTTTCCGGGTTTCTGCATCGGGCCAAGTAGTAGCCCATTCAGATTCTGGATCTACTGTTTGTGGCAAAACATGTTCAATAGTAAGAATGGCGGGATCATAAGACGCCCCAGCACTGGCAACAAAGCTATCCAATCTGAGTATTATATAATTTCTCCTTTTAGCCATCTCGTCATAAACGTTTCCGCTCAATACATTCATAAATTTTCGTTTTTCATCTTCAGTTAGTTCAATTGAACTTATCTTCGCATCTTTAGAATGATTGGGGTTCACTTCCATTTCGGCCAGAATTTTAGCATATCGTTCAATTCGATGATTTACATCCTGAGAAGTAATCTGCAAATATGCTGCCAAACGTTCCAGTTTCTTCACGAACCAAAGGATATAATCTGAATCGTCTTTCTTTCCCGCAAAAAATTTTATTGCTGTAGGCATCCAATCCGAGTTGTCAATTTTATTCAACCAATACAAATAATTATTTACTTGTTCAGCATTCCTTGTCGCGATATAGTCTTTTTTCTTAAGAATGCAATATGCTTCTGTATAAGGGGTCAAATAATTATCTATCAAATCAGCGGGATTAAATCTCGGTAGAATAGACTCGCTAAATTCCTCTAAAACCGTTTTCTTCGCTTTGGCTTTTATGAAAATCATTCGCATATGAGAAATAACATCGTTGAAGCCATTTCTTGTAGCATCAATTTCCAATTCTTCCCATTTTTTTGTATAACCATCTTGCCGACTTTCTTCTATTTTCCCAATAACATCAGCCTTGATAATATCAATCGGAAGTAAATCCAAGCCTCGATTATTCATCACAGAAAACACACGATATGCAGATTTTTGTGTTGGCGTCGAAACAACCACCAAGAAACATCTCATTAAGATGAACGAACCAAATTTAAGGAGATCCTCTTCGGTCATTTCTTTATCATGGATTTTCTTTTCAAAAATCTCAGCATTTTCTAAAATATGCTTTTGCGACTCCGTAGCCAAAGAAGCCTTATCCAAAGCCAACAAATCAGAAAGTTGAAATTCTTGAATATATCTTTCAAAAAATGGTTGATCTTTTTCACGCAAGTGTAATCTAGGTGATGCTGCTAATCCTTGTGACGGACGACCAGGCTCCCTTAAATAACTTTGGTAATCTGATACAATTTCAGTTTTTGAAAAATGAGTAGTAAGGACAGAAAGTAGGATAGTCAATGTAGTTAAACGCTGTTGACCATCTATTACATCAGCTCTTGGCTTATCCTCTTCTTTGATAAGAACTGTAGATCCAAGGAAATAATTTTCCTCACTTCGCTCCGATTTATAGAAGCCGTATAAATCCTCAAATAAGGTTGAAGCTTCTTCAGTTCCCCATGCGTATGGACGCTGATAAGAAGGAATATGAAAGTCAAATGCAGAACTAAAAATCTGCGAGATTTGGTATTCTTTGCCCGAAATTTTTGTACTCATATAGCATAACCTTTTTTCTACACTTTAGTTCGGGATGTATTGAAAATGGTTTAAATCCCGATCTATTGACCAAATCTTTATAGATGTCATCTTCATCTTTTTCTTCAATTTTTCAAAAGTCTGAATAATTGAATGGTCGCCCCAGCTAATACCCTCTGTCTGCTTTTTGGGAGATTTATCACTTCCAGCGGCTTCAGGAAACGTAGTCAACCATTCTAA
Proteins encoded in this window:
- a CDS encoding DUF3990 domain-containing protein, with the protein product MIVYHGSIQVVQKPDINHSYRPLDFGMGFYVTTVREQAIRWAERKSKIYDGASPVLNIYEMSDFTSDLSVKTFPEDLTEWINFVCKCRDGALDYKDYDVIVGKVANDKVFRVVDMYHSGIWDLDRALREIKVYPHYDQIAFITQKAIDSLLTFVSGEEA
- a CDS encoding DUF3791 domain-containing protein, whose protein sequence is MIQDSFEFVVYMIHACANKWNQLPSAVYKKLRDSGCIQKFLVPNYEIMHTQGTDFVVSDIEEYLKVRKVAI
- a CDS encoding type III restriction-modification system endonuclease is translated as MKIQFKYQQFQADAAKAVCDVFAGQPYLESSYLMDSGTTKLFGGSVPAQRGVTGFCNQRLAPELSDFKVLANLQAVQSANLLPQSDKLEGHYNLTIEMETGTGKTYTYIKTMYELNRAYGWTKFIVVVPSIAIREGVYKSFQIMQEHFLEEYGKSIRFFIYNSQNLTEIDHFASDSHINVMIINSQAFNATGKDARRIRMKLDEFRSRRPIDVIANTNPILIIDEPQSVEGKKTKEGLAEFQPLLTLRYSATHRKDAIYNMVYRLDAMDAYNKHLVKKISVKGITVSGSTATEGYLYLEGVQVFTDKAPVATLEFDCKGKGGLLKKKAHVTKGFNLYEQSGGLEEYKDGYTVTDVNGNDSSVTFTNGKKIYAGDCVGVVNEEQLRRIQIRETIISHFERERALFGKGIKVLSLFFIDEVKKYRDYDAPDEMGIYARMFEEEYETIRKSMQQDLLESPEYFEFLEKTDAHKAHAGYFSIDKSKKGGGRFVDSKVARGSSDSDDIDAYDLIMKDKERLLSREEPVRFIFSHSALKEGWDNQNVFQICTLKSSASEVRKRQEVGRGLRLCVNQNGERMDESVLGGDVHSVNVLTVIANESYEDFAKALQTEMAETIGSRPVKVTIDLFKGKSFTSESGEKLFVTDDFAQTVYDALLECGYVKKGALTDKYRTDKAAGTLCLCEEVAPYSASICGVLDTLYDADAIKPEDARKNNVELRLNKSKYNSKEFKELWQKINAKSAYVVDFETDELVRKSVDALNANLRVTKIFFRVSQGSLDKIKSKEQLDAGNAFKMESTESRAAVATANSSVKYDLIGKIVEDTGLTRKTVGEILSKIQKPVFDQFQENPEEFIIKASRLINEQKATVIIEHITYNKLESSYETSIFTDNTMKGRLGMNACETHQHLYDHLIYDSSNERDFAQKLETSKEVSLYIKLPKGFFINTPVGKYNPDWAIAFHEGEVKHVYFVAETKGSMSTMELREIESAKIKCARKHFAAISSDSVTYDVVDSYERLLDLVK
- a CDS encoding DUF262 domain-containing protein, which codes for MSTKISGKEYQISQIFSSAFDFHIPSYQRPYAWGTEEASTLFEDLYGFYKSERSEENYFLGSTVLIKEEDKPRADVIDGQQRLTTLTILLSVLTTHFSKTEIVSDYQSYLREPGRPSQGLAASPRLHLREKDQPFFERYIQEFQLSDLLALDKASLATESQKHILENAEIFEKKIHDKEMTEEDLLKFGSFILMRCFLVVVSTPTQKSAYRVFSVMNNRGLDLLPIDIIKADVIGKIEESRQDGYTKKWEELEIDATRNGFNDVISHMRMIFIKAKAKKTVLEEFSESILPRFNPADLIDNYLTPYTEAYCILKKKDYIATRNAEQVNNYLYWLNKIDNSDWMPTAIKFFAGKKDDSDYILWFVKKLERLAAYLQITSQDVNHRIERYAKILAEMEVNPNHSKDAKISSIELTEDEKRKFMNVLSGNVYDEMAKRRNYIILRLDSFVASAGASYDPAILTIEHVLPQTVDPESEWATTWPDAETRKNWVHKIGNLIPLTRKHNSAAQNFDFEKKKEKYFKSKNGVTSYALATQVLSESSWTLEVVENRQERLINTFRTNWEL
- a CDS encoding DEAD/DEAH box helicase; protein product: MAKKNEGGRAPKKLSLGQISDIWQNASATTENFRANIPLEDTVFNLGIDESGRAYFFFSNDKGALIALEDVVCGGSPLDLAIDRFKQQRLNTVSWGDGPNGVVYLDQSAEFAYQLFKGERNFRFGKSIVTNAEKTERTAVLLRIDPSEELKEDFSGVDFKLSLVLNTETETLENPIPLCPTYALCGKKIYRTRDLGINYNKLSDIEGVLNGKEIEKFLSLFASIFPSIKIEMTQFSETPMPKTPAEPALHFAGLDESGNLSIRQMWCFDPFPVDFVSENKPSTLVRLHVSSRTISRIPVTYGGTESWKKMDSLLRGCISRHPECKEEGARAYDIEGDELYITSALALPFLSENLSDLAQNYRLFGTEALSKFKFKKVTPQTHISVGDGIDYFDTKCTVEIDGEIMSPRKIVELYEENNFIPLSDGSRAIIDKSFFTRLKRLLGREQKDGTYKISFFDMPLVDSLINAKIENAKETELPWQKFYFGFDTIPERKTAKLPVVKKLRDYQKYGLQWLGYVTENNLGACLADDMGLGKTIQTISLLASAYAKKSKGSSLVVVPKSLIENWKNELSKFAPELSVYAYYGTERSIDKARRHSVILTTYAVVRIDIKILQGEEFEYVVLDEVQQIKNTASQASKAVMLLSARHRIALSGTPMENNLGELYSIFRFLNPPMFGTEGEFNCRYGNPIQKENDEEAARELSAKIRPFILRRLKQEVAKELPERTEQVMYVDMSSEQAALYEQQRIFYQKLIKGEIAKNGFEKSQFCILQALTELRQIATVPESKTEGVVEGAKWERLVDAIAELVESGHRCLVFSNFLASIDAMAERLEKSEIAHLVMTVATTNRAELVKKFQQDGKYKVFLMTLKTGGVGLNLTGADYVFILDPWWNRSAEQQAIDRTHRIGQTRSVFCYRLISRGTIEEKIMELQQKKADLFSAIISSDGQQIKKLTEEDINYLLNV